GCGTAAGTCAGTCCGCCGAGCAACAGCGGGATCGCCAGAACCGGAAAGATCGCGAGTAGCCGGTAAAACGAATTGACGGACGTGGCGACCAGTTTGCCGAGGACTACGTCGTAACCCTTGAGGTCGGTCAGGAACAGCAGGCCGAGCGTGCCTTCGCGCTTCTCTTCGCTCAAACAATCCGAGGTCAAGGTGACGCCGGCGAGCAAGGTGTACGCGAAGGCGAGCACCGACAGCGAACCGAACAGATTCGAAGCCAGCACCGCCCCGTAATTTCGCTCTCCCACCACCATCCAGATCCAGACGTAGAGGCCAATGCCGAGCACCGCCGCTCCAAATCGCGTCCAATAGGTGCCCCGCCGCCGCGAGGCGACTCGCAATTCGCGGGCGACAACAGGCAGGAAGGTCATACGCGGGTCGGCAGGGCAGCACTGCGCTTTGAGCCTGCCTGAGAATGTGGGGCAGACATCTTGTCTGCCGGTGGACGAGGCATCCGTGCCCGGTCGTTCTGGCGGCACGATGCCGCCAGAACTGGCAGGCTGGAAGCCTGCCCTACATTTTTCATCAAAGGCAGCAATAACGGCGACAGCAGCGCGACCGTGGCCGCCTGATAAATCATCGCCAGAATGCAGGTGTCTTCAAAACCCGCCCGCCCGGGAATGAGAAGGCCCCCGACCTGCGTCAGCGCGAAGGGCACGAGCAAGCCGAAGAAAACCGTGCTCATCAGCGCTCGAAAAAAATTCCGGCTTCCCAGCGCGAAATACAGCCCCAGGACGGGCAGACTCCAGTAGGTCGCCAGGATGAAACCGCATTGAACGATTGCCAGCGTATCGAACCCGCTGTCTCCAAACATCGTCGCCAGCAATGGCCAGGGAATGATCAACGCCACGGCCGCAGGAAAGAATTGCCCCCGGACCGCGCGCAAACGTCCGACGATGATTTCTTCGCGCGCAATCGGGCTGACCAGGATCAATTCGAGCGCGCCACTCTGCCGTTCCCTTCGGAAGCTCGAGGCGGCCGTATAGGCCAATGCCACGGCAAACAATGCCTCCAGGCCCATCACTTCGCGCTGCCCCCGATGAAGAGTCGTGATCAGGTGCGTATCGATCATCAACGCCAGGCCGCACCAAACCAGCTTCACGGCGCGGTCCCAGGTGGAATAATACTGCAACCAAGTGATCGGATTCCGATTCAGCTCGCGGCGCATGGCCGATTGGAACAGGGAACGCCAGAACAGCGGCAAACAAAAGGTGCGCAGCCACCAGAGTTGTCTTCGCGAGAGCGGTTTGTCCTGCCACTCCGAACGAATGCGGCGGGCCGCAGCCAACATGATCAACACGAGCGCAAGCCCGCATCCGGAAGCAACCGTGAACGCGCTGAAACGCGAGGCGGCAAAACCAATAGCCGGCGGCGCGCCTCCCGAAGGGTTGAAGACCACGGCGCGGTTCGGGGGCGCAGACCGGAGTAAGTATTGGGGCGGCGGCGGAGGGTTAAAGAACACGGCGGGCGGAGCAGCGACGGGTGCAGGCATCGCCATCGCCAGCGTCGGTCGAGCCAGATGAGCATGGACGGATCCAAATAACAAGGTCCAGACGACCGCCTGGACGAACATCCATCGCCTTTGGCGCGCGCTGGCCGAAGCCAGAAGTCCGGCTCCCAGCGCCAGAGCGAGAGCGCCCAGGCAGCTTGCCAGCACGGAGAGAATCGAATGGATTGAGACGCCGCCCATCAAGTAGGGCACGGCGATGATTGGAGCGGTCGCGAACAAGAAACTCAGGGCGCGCACGCCATGAACCAGGCTCTTGCCAACCACGACTTCCAGCGCCGTCAACTGAGTCAGGAAAAGCAGGCCGAGAGTGCCGTCCCGCTTTTCCCGGCTCAGGCAGTCGGCGGTCAAAAAGGGCGCGCCCAGCCAGATCGCGATGTAGATCGCGTTGCTCAGTTCCTGGAAAACAACCGTGCCGACCGCGGCTGCGCTTCCGGAAGCGACGAGCCAATTCAGAGCGAGCCACGCGGTCAGCGCCGAGCCGGCCAGCAGCCGCAGCGTGTAGAGCGCGGCGCGTCGCGATTCAATGAGCAATTCACGATGGATGATCGGCCACACTTTCCGGCGGAGTAAGCCACGAATTGGACCGCTTGGGAAGCCACATTGCTCAACCGGAATGCGCTGTTTTGAAGCAATTGCCGGAAGTGATCTCCGGGAAAGGTGAAAAGGTGGCCGGCGCCCTGCCGGCGTCGTGGCAAAGCGGCAGGTTTCCCGCGGGTGCTGAGCGGCACCGGGATTTCGCGTCGCGGAAAAGAGTCTCAGCGAGATCTGACACTTACACTTCGACGATCAGTGAAGGATTGAAGCGGTTGCACGGTTCATCTGGATACCCTCGTGGGTTCGTCAAAACACGGGTTGAGCCGATTCTGTAGTCCACATTGTGGTGCGTATGCCCGTGAACCCAGCGACAAGAGCGAAGCCGTTTGACGCTACCGACGGCATCGGATCGCTCAAGGAGTGGCCATGAAATGAGGGCAGATATTTTGTTCGAGGATAGCCAACACATCTTGCGGCGTTAGCTTCGGCATCGTAGGCATCCGCGAAAGAACGGAAAAAGTCTCGGCCAGCGCATGGGCCGAGGCATAAACTATATCATCACCACGAGAAATGCGTTCAAGGACAGCC
The Verrucomicrobiota bacterium genome window above contains:
- a CDS encoding type II toxin-antitoxin system VapC family toxin, which encodes MNVFCDTSVLVAASLEAHKHHALAKAVLERISRGDDIVYASAHALAETFSVLSRMPTMPKLTPQDVLAILEQNICPHFMATP